The sequence CAAATTCTGGAAATCCTGTTCGAGTTTGGCCGAGAGGTCCCGCGAATACTCCACGTTGGCCTCGCTCCCGACGGCACCCTCCAGCAGAATCACCCGGTCTACGTCGAACTGGTCGCGGATCAACGGCGCGATCAGCCGGTCGTAGTCGAACCCGACCGGGACGATGTGGGTCTGCATACCCGACCCACCGGGCCGAGACGGTATAAAATCCCTCAGACGCCTTCGGAGATGCTGACTCCGCACGGCGTTGGTCGTTCCGCATGTTCAACGTGGCGACAAGAAGTTGAGCAGCGCCCCGAGTACTGGGGGCTCGTCGCCGCTGCTGTCCCGTTCGAACGGAACTGAAAAAAGAGCCGATCGCCGTGGTACCGCGCCGACGGTCGGTCAGGGTCGGAACTGAGGCATGCCGTCGCGACGCTAGTCGCCGCCGTTTCGCCCACGGCCCGGATTGCCGCCACCCTGTCCGGGGGCGTCCCCGCTCTGCCCGGGCGCCTCACTGCTCCGTCCGCGCGAGGCGTCCTCCGCGGGATCGAAGACGTACATGCAGTCGTTGGGGTACGACCGGCTGAACTGGTCGGCGTCCTCACAGCAGAGGACGCGGCCGTCGTCCATCACCCACACGTTGTCGATGTTGAGGAGTGCGTCGTCGGCGACTTCGGCCCGATCGGTGGCGTCCGGGCCGACGATGACCGGTTCGAGCGTCGAGATGTTGTAGTCGGGCTCGAGTTCGGCGCGGTAGACCATCCCGCCGTCGACGCGCTGGGTCTGAATCTTCCCCTCATCGTCGACGAAGCCGTCGTTGACCTCCGAGAGGCCGATGTAGACGTAGTCCCCGGGTGTGGCGTTCTCGACGCTGTCGATGCCTTCGGCCTTCCGGAACTCGATGGTCGCACCGATTTCCTTGGCGGCGGCGCGCGTCTCGAGGAACGGGACGCGCCGCAGGTCCTCGTCGACGCCGTCGGGGCCGTTCGCCTCGTACTGTTCGGCCCAGTCGACGATCTCTTGGTCCGTGATGTAGTTCTGGTTGCCGTTTTCGATGACATCGCGGTCGGCCTCTTCGAGCGCCGTCTCCAGGTCGGTCTCCCAGTCGGTGTCGGCGTGCGTTTCGAGGTAGTCGACCTGACTCACGTCGTCGTAGGCGGCGATCCATGCGGCCACCTCACCGTTCGTCGCGTGCCCGAGTTCGAGCCATTCGAGTTCCAGGTCGATGTCGGCGGGTGGGTTGTTCTGGGCCGCCTCCGTGTTCGTCACGAGCGGTGCGTAGAGCGTTCCAGCGATATCCATCGGGTCGCTGTAACTCGGAATCGGCCGGTCCGCGACGAACTTGTAGATTCCCTTGTTCGAGCCGTCGGAGGTGAGATACGCCGTCTTCCGGTCGTGCTGGATGTCGGGCGCTTCCCACGCTCCGCGACCCATGACGTAGTATTTGACGGGGTCGATATCCGCGGCGTCCGCAGCCTCCGGATTCCGGAAGTCGACGATGTAGCCGTAGTCGTAGCGGTTCGGATACGACTCGGCTATCGGCGTCGTGGTGTTCGTGTCGCCGTCCTGGTCGATCGGGTCGGCGCCCAGATAGTACGCGAGGAGTTCGGTGCCGGCGAGGGCGAAGGTGCCCTGTGGATACCAGCTAGTGTCGTAATACTCCCCGACGAG comes from Haloplanus sp. XH21 and encodes:
- a CDS encoding alkaline phosphatase PhoX translates to MAQLNRRNLMRTSVAAAVGASVMGVASAEDTDTDGAPWVDGDLKRFATTAFGAEVTGPFVLDSGTLIFSLQHPTDPAEVSGTPSVTNAEEFQDGGVGYVSGFQFDGDGSNDEFDELSTPQTADEQGRVRTAGGEYELLAREKDPIDGGDARLGVPNTPDGTPIDSFSGSKYSAFGNDPDMNQFVATPAGEYDGYLFTNFEQTPGTLSRMPLTIEGGSLTPALDQTVNLADTEAFRSLGGTKINCYGDLSPWGTPLSAEEEYAHTRVSLTATVGEMVEDGGVGRRGGAAFWNRPNPTRISGLVGEYYDTSWYPQGTFALAGTELLAYYLGADPIDQDGDTNTTTPIAESYPNRYDYGYIVDFRNPEAADAADIDPVKYYVMGRGAWEAPDIQHDRKTAYLTSDGSNKGIYKFVADRPIPSYSDPMDIAGTLYAPLVTNTEAAQNNPPADIDLELEWLELGHATNGEVAAWIAAYDDVSQVDYLETHADTDWETDLETALEEADRDVIENGNQNYITDQEIVDWAEQYEANGPDGVDEDLRRVPFLETRAAAKEIGATIEFRKAEGIDSVENATPGDYVYIGLSEVNDGFVDDEGKIQTQRVDGGMVYRAELEPDYNISTLEPVIVGPDATDRAEVADDALLNIDNVWVMDDGRVLCCEDADQFSRSYPNDCMYVFDPAEDASRGRSSEAPGQSGDAPGQGGGNPGRGRNGGD